In one Moritella sp. 5 genomic region, the following are encoded:
- a CDS encoding ATP-binding protein, with protein sequence MIIHFSLKTQLLLVASLMLLLPWAGCQSVSVLETSLRQSHSQLLDVKMTAAAQQIERKLNQSQYPNLNTNQGNYYAPLTDSKMLLDGFDGEESDWENITTPWFQLNTYNYVAGLSTEAKPSTTVKFKLAANDKLLYILIQTSALTPHYFNPMQPKKIADQLNIRSINNTGLISRWQINPQGSGRVEMHNMSQTMKTSRDAGTWLWRDGHYNIEIAIPINLASNAIGFDLVLNDQQQNQHFKSKAATTYERSLVREQWALNQQLANYIQPGLSLYLLNSQYWLVGQLNAEQVTGDSLENDDIQEEPSWLMHTIYNKLFTSDPLPYWREPTSLGRWRSPQQLEQTAWYQDSPINKQLNSKVIIVNGQQFYVVAVQDSRQSLLSASDALNQLLILLFTIIAVIVTGLFAFASSLSWRIVQMKKHYRAAIDSDGKIMAVPAASRLPDELGDLSRVMQQLTINQGKYTDYLATLADKLSHELKTPVAVIRTSLENMELSNLDPEATKYLTRAMQGTNRLSQTLNALSEANRLEQSLEYAQWQIVPLDDMLEELTEAYRQIYNRHQFHLKYDNSLEYAINLAPELIVQLLDKLISNAVDFAPVNDAIVFTLTKQDKQLKLTIENQGPHFSSDNISQLFDSMVSIRQQSETPHLGLGLHIVKLISDFHHGNINAKNLSGDKGVIFELLLPIENK encoded by the coding sequence GTGATAATTCACTTTAGTCTAAAAACTCAACTGCTACTTGTTGCCAGCTTAATGCTATTACTACCATGGGCGGGCTGCCAAAGCGTGAGTGTTTTAGAAACGAGTTTACGTCAAAGTCATAGTCAGTTACTTGATGTAAAAATGACCGCCGCCGCACAGCAAATAGAACGTAAACTTAATCAATCACAATACCCTAACCTTAATACCAACCAAGGCAACTATTACGCCCCGCTCACTGACAGTAAAATGTTATTAGATGGGTTTGATGGAGAAGAAAGTGATTGGGAAAATATAACCACACCTTGGTTTCAACTTAATACCTATAATTATGTAGCTGGGCTATCAACAGAAGCCAAACCATCCACAACAGTTAAATTTAAATTAGCTGCAAATGATAAATTACTCTACATCTTAATTCAGACCTCCGCTCTAACACCGCATTATTTTAACCCTATGCAACCAAAAAAAATCGCTGACCAGCTCAATATTCGCAGTATCAATAATACCGGGCTTATTTCACGTTGGCAGATCAATCCGCAAGGCTCTGGCCGGGTAGAAATGCATAATATGAGTCAAACGATGAAAACAAGTCGAGATGCGGGTACATGGTTATGGCGAGATGGTCATTATAATATTGAAATCGCAATACCGATTAACCTAGCAAGCAATGCGATTGGGTTTGATCTCGTGCTTAATGACCAACAACAAAATCAACACTTTAAATCGAAAGCAGCGACAACGTACGAGCGTAGTTTAGTCCGTGAACAGTGGGCATTAAATCAGCAACTCGCTAACTATATACAACCGGGTCTCAGTTTATACCTACTCAATAGTCAATATTGGTTGGTTGGACAACTAAATGCAGAGCAAGTAACAGGCGATAGTTTAGAAAATGACGATATCCAAGAAGAACCATCTTGGTTAATGCACACCATCTACAATAAGTTGTTCACTTCAGATCCCTTACCTTATTGGCGAGAACCAACTAGTCTAGGCCGCTGGAGATCACCACAGCAATTAGAACAAACAGCTTGGTATCAAGACTCACCGATTAATAAACAACTTAATAGTAAAGTGATTATCGTTAATGGCCAACAATTCTATGTTGTTGCAGTACAAGATTCACGACAAAGTTTACTCTCTGCCAGCGACGCGTTAAACCAGTTATTGATATTACTGTTTACTATCATCGCCGTTATTGTGACTGGCTTATTTGCATTTGCCTCGTCTTTGTCTTGGCGTATTGTTCAAATGAAGAAACACTACCGCGCAGCAATCGATAGCGACGGTAAAATAATGGCAGTGCCAGCCGCCAGTCGCCTCCCTGATGAATTGGGCGATTTATCCCGAGTGATGCAACAACTGACTATTAATCAAGGTAAGTACACTGACTATCTGGCCACATTGGCAGATAAGCTTTCTCACGAATTGAAAACACCTGTTGCCGTTATTCGAACATCACTCGAAAATATGGAACTATCAAATTTAGATCCAGAAGCAACGAAATATCTCACTCGCGCAATGCAAGGTACTAACCGTTTAAGCCAGACATTAAATGCCCTAAGTGAAGCGAATAGGTTGGAACAGAGTTTAGAATATGCGCAATGGCAAATCGTCCCATTAGACGATATGTTAGAAGAGTTAACCGAAGCTTATCGACAGATTTATAACCGCCATCAGTTTCACTTAAAGTATGATAATAGCCTTGAGTATGCCATCAATTTAGCACCCGAACTCATCGTACAATTACTCGATAAACTCATCAGTAATGCCGTTGACTTCGCGCCAGTCAATGACGCTATTGTATTTACCCTAACCAAACAAGATAAACAACTAAAATTAACGATTGAAAATCAAGGTCCACATTTTAGTAGCGATAATATCTCGCAGCTATTTGATTCTATGGTATCCATACGCCAACAATCTGAGACACCACATCTAGGTTTGGGTTTACATATTGTCAAGCTAATTAGCGACTTCCATCACGGCAACATAAATGCAAAAAACTTATCGGGTGATAAAGGCGTTATATTTGAGCTATTATTACCTATAGAAAACAAATAA
- the pdsR gene encoding proteobacterial dedicated sortase system response regulator, whose translation MIKQQLHIALVEDEINIAENYRDALQRIGYRVSLFYNRQDALAAFTLALPDMAIIDVGLQDEYEGGFDLCRTLRQLSETLPIIFLTARSSELDEISALRLGADDYLTKDVSIHQVLARVSALFRRIQALKKPQSADEQVLSRGSLRINIERIETYWQEQPVILTLTEFWIVHTLAKHPGQVKNRDQLMDAAHVVLDNNTITTHIKRIRKKFSHIDSEFNAIKTAYGMGYRWVME comes from the coding sequence ATGATAAAACAACAATTACATATTGCCCTCGTTGAAGATGAAATCAATATCGCAGAAAATTATCGTGATGCGTTGCAACGTATTGGCTATCGGGTTTCACTTTTTTATAACCGCCAAGACGCACTCGCAGCTTTTACCCTGGCGTTACCTGATATGGCAATTATCGATGTCGGTTTACAAGATGAATACGAAGGCGGTTTTGACCTCTGCCGTACATTACGACAATTATCTGAGACGCTTCCAATTATCTTTTTAACCGCGCGTAGCAGCGAGTTAGATGAGATCTCAGCATTACGCCTTGGTGCTGATGATTATTTAACAAAAGACGTCAGTATTCATCAAGTATTAGCGCGCGTTTCTGCATTATTTCGTCGTATTCAAGCACTGAAAAAGCCACAATCCGCAGATGAACAAGTACTCAGTAGAGGTTCATTACGCATCAATATTGAACGTATTGAAACTTACTGGCAAGAGCAGCCTGTGATACTCACTTTAACCGAATTTTGGATTGTGCACACACTTGCTAAGCACCCTGGCCAAGTTAAAAACCGAGACCAGCTCATGGATGCTGCACATGTGGTATTAGATAACAATACGATCACAACGCACATCAAACGTATACGTAAGAAATTTAGCCACATCGATAGCGAATTCAACGCCATAAAAACAGCTTATGGTATGGGTTATCGATGGGTCATGGAGTGA
- a CDS encoding Preprotein translocase subunit SecY, whose protein sequence is MHDSSLTYTRRPKGTLAICSLYAFTGAAITASVIFSLLLFLSIHDKLLMQILFGSLAVIFELGKFFAWYEFGERIARKAFHAAFIALGFYCILAIISIGGSIGGINSATNVAQQYVDQRDNRVNAITLQISAIDDEIALNNKAADKYLELQMISLGVTRIQKENQVLREKQTQLRIERDSVPVSEKGSVISLIASLAKILNTTTEDAQSWLVIFLSVLLDIFAAFFVGLIGEELRFRHSISRKKEQEKADKAEHLRLLATQSYIEIEAPAQLEDQSLLIEKQMSVRSSAILQAAQEQDLKCSKKYIADILQLSIEEIDHAFEEFLSFGIVERKRNNHLRWIRQADVA, encoded by the coding sequence ATGCATGATTCTTCATTAACATATACACGCCGCCCTAAAGGCACACTTGCCATATGCAGCCTGTATGCCTTTACTGGCGCAGCCATCACTGCGTCAGTAATATTCTCACTGCTACTCTTTTTATCTATTCACGATAAATTACTCATGCAGATTTTATTCGGCAGTTTGGCCGTCATTTTCGAACTCGGTAAATTTTTTGCTTGGTATGAATTTGGTGAGCGTATTGCTCGCAAAGCATTTCATGCCGCATTTATCGCACTTGGATTCTATTGCATCCTTGCCATTATTTCGATAGGTGGCAGTATTGGCGGCATTAACAGTGCAACCAATGTGGCACAACAGTATGTTGATCAACGCGATAACAGAGTAAATGCAATTACTCTGCAAATATCCGCGATCGACGATGAAATTGCACTTAATAATAAAGCTGCAGATAAATACCTAGAGCTACAAATGATTTCGCTTGGTGTCACTCGGATCCAGAAAGAAAATCAAGTTCTACGTGAAAAGCAAACACAGCTTAGAATTGAGCGTGATAGCGTTCCGGTCTCTGAAAAAGGGTCTGTTATCAGTTTGATCGCAAGCCTTGCAAAAATTCTGAATACGACAACAGAAGATGCACAATCATGGTTAGTCATATTCTTATCGGTATTACTTGATATTTTTGCAGCTTTCTTTGTTGGTTTAATAGGTGAGGAACTGCGTTTCCGCCATTCAATTAGCCGTAAAAAAGAACAAGAGAAAGCGGATAAAGCTGAGCACTTACGTCTTTTAGCAACGCAAAGCTATATTGAAATTGAAGCGCCAGCTCAATTAGAAGATCAGTCCTTATTAATTGAAAAACAAATGTCAGTAAGGTCTTCTGCTATCTTACAAGCAGCGCAAGAACAAGATTTAAAATGCTCAAAAAAATACATTGCAGACATACTACAACTCAGCATAGAAGAAATCGATCACGCTTTCGAAGAGTTTCTATCGTTTGGTATTGTTGAGAGAAAACGGAATAACCATTTACGTTGGATAAGACAAGCTGACGTAGCTTAA
- a CDS encoding lipid A deacylase LpxR family protein, with the protein MRFKLCSIILLTLSQVNPSFASGWLFGMHNDVISNEDGNYTNAVFINYTTEEPALNNRFWQALTPFDPNPLKYAVNYQIGQQMWTPSDISATTPQPDERPYAGLLFGEASVLGYSAVSSYRLSLLLGTVGEQSKAGDTQTKVHEWIGATPPEGWKYQIEDEVVYQLTAEADQLVGRPQMLIGESDLSVYQRLAVGNFQSEVALGSTVRWGPDLGANYNNLSLHPQRLQGMLLAPNSSGIMLYATAEVRYRFNDITIEGYTPDEVPDITLNNVQVTVAGGLLAYYHNIGIKFSVVAMSPDYEEDAHKEYVVGSLGLFWQF; encoded by the coding sequence ATGCGTTTTAAGTTATGCAGCATTATTTTACTGACTTTAAGCCAAGTTAACCCAAGCTTTGCAAGCGGCTGGTTATTTGGCATGCATAATGACGTGATCTCAAATGAAGATGGTAATTATACCAATGCTGTTTTCATCAATTATACAACTGAAGAACCCGCATTAAATAACCGCTTTTGGCAAGCGCTAACGCCGTTTGATCCAAACCCACTGAAATATGCCGTTAATTACCAAATTGGACAACAGATGTGGACACCGAGTGATATTTCGGCGACGACACCACAACCAGATGAACGCCCATACGCAGGGCTATTATTTGGTGAAGCTAGCGTATTAGGCTATAGCGCCGTCAGCTCTTACCGACTCTCTTTGCTACTGGGAACAGTCGGAGAACAGTCAAAAGCAGGTGATACACAAACCAAGGTTCATGAATGGATTGGTGCAACGCCACCAGAAGGCTGGAAATATCAAATTGAAGATGAAGTCGTATACCAACTCACAGCAGAGGCGGATCAACTTGTCGGCCGCCCGCAAATGCTTATTGGTGAATCAGATTTGTCAGTTTATCAACGCTTAGCCGTAGGTAATTTTCAAAGTGAAGTGGCACTTGGTTCGACAGTACGATGGGGACCAGATTTAGGCGCTAACTATAATAACCTAAGCCTACACCCTCAGCGACTACAAGGCATGTTACTGGCACCAAACAGCTCAGGTATTATGCTTTATGCTACGGCCGAAGTTCGTTATCGTTTCAACGATATTACGATTGAAGGTTATACACCTGATGAAGTACCGGACATTACGTTAAATAACGTACAAGTAACAGTTGCCGGAGGTTTACTTGCTTATTACCACAATATCGGCATCAAATTTAGTGTCGTGGCAATGAGTCCAGACTATGAAGAAGACGCACATAAAGAATACGTAGTCGGTAGCCTGGGATTATTCTGGCAATTTTAG
- a CDS encoding pyrimidine/purine nucleoside phosphorylase: protein MFKINQYFDGQVASIGFKEADKEASVGVMAVGEYEFGTALAEVMVVITGALTVLLSGQSEWQTFNAGEQFNVPSDSKFQVKVAQETAYLCQYG, encoded by the coding sequence ATGTTTAAGATAAATCAGTACTTTGATGGTCAAGTTGCTTCTATTGGGTTTAAAGAAGCGGATAAAGAAGCCAGTGTTGGCGTGATGGCTGTCGGTGAGTATGAGTTTGGTACAGCCTTAGCGGAAGTGATGGTTGTGATTACTGGTGCGTTAACGGTGTTACTCTCTGGACAATCTGAGTGGCAAACATTCAATGCTGGAGAACAGTTTAATGTACCTAGCGACAGTAAGTTTCAAGTTAAAGTAGCGCAAGAAACTGCGTACCTTTGCCAATACGGTTAA
- a CDS encoding DUF1244 domain-containing protein, translating into MSKPELTQIQQDQLDAKVLQRLLAHLDDNKQVQNIDLMILADFCRNCLGKWYKSAADELELDVTDEQARERIYGMTYAEWKENHQLPATEEQLAAFNSKPKNNAK; encoded by the coding sequence ATGAGTAAACCAGAATTAACTCAAATTCAACAAGATCAGTTGGACGCGAAAGTATTACAACGTTTATTAGCGCATTTAGATGATAACAAACAAGTTCAAAATATTGATTTAATGATCTTGGCTGATTTTTGCCGAAACTGTTTAGGAAAATGGTATAAATCTGCTGCAGATGAACTGGAACTAGACGTAACAGATGAACAAGCGAGAGAACGCATCTACGGTATGACTTATGCTGAATGGAAAGAAAATCACCAGCTTCCAGCAACTGAAGAACAACTTGCAGCATTCAATTCGAAACCAAAAAATAACGCTAAGTAA
- the dsbB gene encoding disulfide bond formation protein DsbB: MYQFISNLPKQRLPWVLLALTGLGLEASALFFQYVMELSPCVLCVYERVAIIGIIIAGLVGAIAPANPVIRLSGFTLWFVSAGYSLSLAIEHTDIQLNPSPFSTCDFFPNFPTWAPLHEWAPGLFNPTGFCDEINWQFLSFTMPQWLILASSIYLAVAVIVLSCHITGLIKSAK; this comes from the coding sequence ATGTACCAGTTTATTTCTAACCTACCAAAACAACGCCTTCCTTGGGTTTTACTCGCTCTAACAGGTTTGGGGTTAGAAGCATCAGCCCTCTTCTTCCAATACGTGATGGAATTAAGCCCTTGTGTATTATGCGTGTATGAACGTGTAGCAATAATAGGCATTATTATTGCGGGCTTAGTGGGTGCGATAGCCCCTGCGAATCCAGTGATACGCTTAAGCGGTTTTACATTATGGTTTGTCAGCGCAGGTTACAGTTTAAGCCTCGCAATTGAGCATACCGACATTCAACTGAACCCTTCGCCATTTTCAACGTGTGACTTCTTCCCTAATTTCCCGACTTGGGCACCGCTCCATGAATGGGCTCCAGGGTTGTTTAACCCAACTGGTTTTTGTGATGAAATAAACTGGCAGTTCTTATCGTTTACAATGCCACAGTGGTTAATTTTAGCCTCTTCTATTTACTTAGCTGTTGCAGTTATCGTTTTAAGTTGCCATATTACAGGCCTGATTAAGTCAGCGAAATAA
- the nhaB gene encoding sodium/proton antiporter NhaB gives MDISLSTAAKLNFLGNSPQWYKIAIIAFLIINPIVFSIDPFIAGWLLVIEFIFTLAMALKCYPLQPGGLLAIEAVAIGMTSSEQVQHELVSNIEVLLLLIFMVAGIYFMKSLLLYVFTKLLINIKSKALLALSFSVVSAFLSAFLDALTVIAVVISVAIGFYSIYHKVASGRDFKHDHDHTDDANVNELKRQDLDEYRAFLRSLMMHAGVGTALGGVCTMVGEPQNLIIAEQAGWDFLEFALRMAPVTVPVFFFGLLTCVLVEKLKICGYGAELPAAVRTILVDFDKHEDANRSQRERVKLYTQAAIGVWLIIGLAMHLAAVGLIGLSVIILATAFNGITEEHALGKAFEEALPFTALLAVFFTIVAVIIDQQLFIPLINSVLAADPHQQLPLFYLANGILSMVSDNVFVGTVYITEVKAALVNGTITRDQFDLLAVAINTGTNLPSVATPNGQAAFLFLLTSAVAPLLRLSYGRMVIMALPYTIVMTLVGLGAIIYLLEPATATMLDMGLITAHVESAAEAVKSAGH, from the coding sequence ATGGACATAAGCCTTAGTACGGCGGCAAAATTAAACTTCTTAGGTAATTCACCTCAGTGGTATAAAATTGCAATCATTGCATTCCTCATTATTAACCCGATTGTTTTTTCAATTGACCCGTTTATTGCTGGTTGGTTATTAGTTATCGAATTTATTTTTACTTTAGCAATGGCCCTAAAATGCTATCCTCTTCAACCCGGTGGCTTGCTTGCTATTGAAGCGGTTGCCATTGGCATGACATCTTCCGAACAAGTCCAGCACGAACTTGTGAGTAATATCGAAGTATTATTATTATTAATCTTCATGGTTGCTGGTATCTATTTCATGAAGTCATTATTGTTATATGTCTTCACTAAGCTATTGATTAACATCAAGTCTAAAGCATTACTGGCTTTATCATTTTCAGTTGTTTCAGCCTTCCTTTCTGCATTTTTAGATGCTCTGACTGTGATTGCAGTTGTGATCAGTGTCGCGATTGGCTTCTATAGTATTTACCACAAAGTAGCATCAGGCCGTGACTTTAAACATGACCATGATCATACCGACGATGCAAATGTGAATGAGCTGAAACGTCAAGATCTTGATGAGTATCGCGCTTTCTTACGTAGCCTTATGATGCATGCGGGTGTTGGTACTGCACTTGGTGGTGTATGTACTATGGTAGGCGAACCACAAAACCTAATTATTGCTGAGCAAGCAGGTTGGGATTTTCTTGAGTTTGCACTACGTATGGCTCCCGTAACGGTTCCTGTATTCTTTTTTGGTCTATTGACTTGTGTTCTGGTCGAGAAATTAAAAATATGTGGTTACGGTGCTGAATTACCAGCAGCAGTACGTACTATTTTGGTTGATTTTGATAAACATGAAGATGCAAATCGCAGCCAACGTGAACGTGTAAAACTTTATACGCAAGCGGCTATTGGTGTTTGGTTAATCATAGGCCTAGCAATGCACTTAGCTGCTGTAGGCCTCATTGGTTTATCTGTCATCATTCTTGCTACTGCATTTAACGGGATTACTGAAGAGCATGCTTTAGGTAAAGCATTCGAAGAGGCATTGCCTTTTACTGCATTACTTGCGGTATTCTTTACGATTGTTGCTGTAATTATTGATCAACAGCTGTTCATTCCACTAATTAATTCGGTTCTAGCTGCAGACCCACATCAACAACTACCGCTATTTTACTTAGCGAATGGTATCTTGTCGATGGTGAGTGATAACGTATTTGTTGGTACTGTTTATATTACCGAAGTAAAAGCAGCTCTGGTAAACGGCACTATCACACGAGATCAGTTCGACCTACTTGCTGTCGCAATTAACACAGGTACAAACCTACCTTCCGTTGCAACGCCAAATGGACAAGCTGCATTCTTATTCTTATTAACGTCTGCAGTAGCGCCACTGTTACGCTTATCGTATGGCCGTATGGTTATCATGGCATTACCATATACGATTGTGATGACGTTAGTTGGTCTTGGTGCCATTATCTACTTATTAGAACCAGCAACAGCAACGATGCTTGATATGGGGTTAATTACCGCCCATGTAGAATCTGCAGCCGAAGCGGTTAAATCAGCTGGCCACTAG
- the fadR gene encoding fatty acid metabolism transcriptional regulator FadR: MDITDSKTTKKKRQNDGIIKAKSPAGFAEEYLIESIWKNRFPPGSILPAERELSELIGVTRTTLREVLQRLARDGWLTIRHGKPTQVNNFWETSSLSILEDLVRLDPERLPELVSDLLSARTNISVIFIRAAIKRDPERVVEILNEAEELADDKEAFTAYDYSMLHKLAFLSGNLVYALILNGFDNMYRILGKIYFDYPEARVLARNFYKELKEIAQNNQADESLNVIRNYGMNSGLLWQQYRDETWDDICVAFEQRIK; this comes from the coding sequence ATGGATATTACTGATAGTAAAACAACGAAGAAAAAGCGTCAGAATGACGGTATTATTAAGGCGAAAAGCCCAGCTGGATTTGCCGAAGAGTATCTGATTGAATCGATCTGGAAAAATCGCTTCCCTCCAGGTTCAATTCTTCCAGCTGAAAGAGAACTTTCTGAGCTTATTGGTGTTACTCGTACTACGCTACGTGAGGTATTACAACGTTTAGCGCGTGACGGTTGGCTGACTATCCGTCATGGGAAACCAACTCAGGTTAATAATTTTTGGGAAACATCGAGCCTGTCTATCTTAGAAGATTTAGTGCGATTGGACCCTGAGCGTTTACCTGAATTGGTGAGTGATTTATTATCTGCCCGTACTAATATTAGTGTTATTTTTATTCGAGCTGCGATCAAACGCGATCCTGAACGTGTTGTAGAAATTCTAAATGAAGCCGAAGAACTTGCTGATGATAAAGAAGCCTTTACTGCGTATGATTACAGTATGCTACATAAATTGGCCTTTTTATCAGGTAATTTAGTTTATGCGTTGATCCTGAATGGTTTTGATAATATGTACCGTATTTTGGGTAAAATTTATTTTGATTATCCTGAAGCTCGTGTATTAGCTCGAAATTTCTACAAAGAATTGAAAGAGATAGCTCAAAATAATCAAGCGGATGAGAGCTTAAATGTTATCCGTAACTATGGTATGAACTCAGGCCTACTTTGGCAGCAGTACCGTGATGAAACATGGGATGATATTTGCGTCGCTTTTGAACAACGCATTAAATAA
- a CDS encoding SpoVR family protein, translated as MLRDEVKQLSDGPDWNFPLLEEYHIEIKRIAEYYRLDTYPNQIEVITAEQMMDAYSSVGMPIGYNHWSFGKKFIQTEQSYKRGQMGLAYEIVINSNPCIAYLMEENTIPMQALVIAHACYGHNSFFKNNYLFKSWTDADSIIDYLLFSKNYIAECEQKYGIDAVENIVDSCHALMNYGVDRYKRPSEPSLSEEKRRQQERTDYLQTQVNELWRTLPQYNQKSEPVEPNYPVEPQENILYFVEKNAPLLQSWQREIIRIVRKISQYFYPQKQTQVMNEGWATFWHYTITNHMYDEGLVSDKFMLEILHNHTNVIAQPAYNSPYYSGMNPYALGFAMFTDIRRMCENPTEEDKAWFPDIAGSDWLETLHFAMQNFKDESFISQYLSPKVMRDMHFFSIEDNENSKFIEVSAIHNEEGYQQLRNKLSAQYNLSNNEPNIQVFNVDKKGDRSLTLRYVPHQEIPLDAKSAQEVIKHLHRLWGFDVRLEQVQANGNVEVISQSSLPKV; from the coding sequence ATGTTAAGAGATGAAGTGAAGCAGCTCAGCGATGGCCCCGATTGGAATTTTCCACTACTAGAAGAGTATCATATCGAAATTAAACGTATTGCAGAATACTACCGACTTGATACTTACCCCAATCAAATTGAAGTCATCACAGCAGAGCAAATGATGGATGCTTACTCTTCTGTAGGGATGCCTATTGGTTATAATCACTGGAGTTTTGGTAAGAAATTTATTCAAACAGAACAAAGCTATAAACGTGGTCAAATGGGGCTAGCATATGAAATTGTTATCAACTCTAATCCGTGCATTGCTTACTTAATGGAAGAAAACACCATTCCAATGCAAGCATTAGTTATTGCACACGCCTGCTATGGACATAACTCTTTTTTTAAAAACAATTACTTATTTAAATCATGGACAGATGCAGATTCAATCATTGATTACCTACTCTTTTCCAAGAATTATATTGCTGAATGTGAACAAAAATACGGTATCGATGCTGTCGAAAATATTGTCGATTCATGTCATGCATTAATGAATTATGGCGTTGATCGTTATAAACGCCCAAGTGAACCATCACTCAGTGAAGAAAAACGACGCCAACAAGAACGCACAGATTATTTACAAACTCAAGTCAATGAATTATGGCGTACCCTCCCCCAATACAACCAAAAATCAGAGCCTGTTGAACCAAATTACCCAGTAGAACCCCAAGAAAACATTCTCTATTTTGTAGAAAAAAATGCGCCACTGTTACAATCTTGGCAGCGCGAAATAATTCGTATCGTTCGCAAAATCAGTCAATATTTTTATCCACAAAAACAAACTCAAGTCATGAATGAAGGTTGGGCAACATTCTGGCATTATACCATCACTAATCACATGTATGACGAGGGATTGGTTTCGGATAAATTCATGTTAGAAATCTTACATAACCATACTAACGTTATTGCACAACCGGCTTATAATAGCCCGTATTATTCAGGAATGAATCCTTATGCATTAGGATTTGCCATGTTTACAGATATTCGACGTATGTGCGAAAACCCGACCGAAGAAGATAAAGCTTGGTTCCCTGATATTGCGGGTAGTGATTGGTTAGAAACCTTGCATTTTGCAATGCAAAACTTTAAAGATGAAAGCTTCATTAGCCAGTACTTGTCACCTAAAGTAATGCGTGACATGCACTTTTTTTCAATCGAAGATAACGAAAACAGTAAATTTATTGAAGTATCTGCGATTCATAATGAAGAAGGGTATCAACAATTGCGAAATAAGCTATCAGCCCAGTATAATCTCAGTAATAACGAGCCTAATATTCAGGTATTTAATGTCGATAAAAAAGGGGACCGTTCTTTAACACTACGCTATGTGCCTCACCAAGAGATACCACTAGACGCGAAATCAGCACAAGAAGTAATAAAACACCTTCATCGATTATGGGGCTTTGATGTTCGGTTAGAACAAGTTCAAGCTAATGGCAATGTGGAGGTTATCAGCCAAAGTTCCCTCCCTAAGGTATAA